The following are encoded in a window of Rosa chinensis cultivar Old Blush chromosome 4, RchiOBHm-V2, whole genome shotgun sequence genomic DNA:
- the LOC121052813 gene encoding long chain base biosynthesis protein 1-like has protein sequence MLSFIFKDHVAAAKASAVPSLPPKTALQCRHKMKKLRKRYRAEKQRASRERRRICTGSARVTDHQRLSSSGYVFSTSLPPYLASAAITAIDVLEENPNLITKLKKNITLLCKGLSGVMGVAYIQEVRKASLFFEVG, from the exons atGCTCTCCTTTATCTTCAAGGACCACGTCGCCGCCGCCAAGGCTTCCGCGGTTCCATCCTTGCCTCCCAAGACCGCGTTGCAGTGCCGTCATAAGATGAAGAAGCTCCGCAAGCGGTACCGTGCTGAGAAGCAGCGGGCTTCTAG AGAAAGAAGGAGGATCTGCACTGGAAGTGCTAGAGTTACTGATCACCAG CGATTGAGCAGTTCTGGGTACGTCTTTTCTACTTCTTTGCCCCCATATCTTGCGAGTGCTGCCATTACTGCCATTGATGTTCTTGAGGAGAACCCTAATCTGATAACGAAGTTGAAGAAAAACATTACGTTACTATGTAAAG GATTGTCAGGTGTAATGGGGGTTGCTTATATTCAAGAAGTTAGGAAAGCCAGCCTCTTTTTTGAGGTAGGCTAG